The Proteiniborus ethanoligenes genomic interval CTGCGTTTTTTAATAATCCTAAAACACCTTCTGGACTAGATATGCCTGGTATTCCCTCAATAACAGGAAGATTTGCCAATATTGCTCCGAACCCAATAGGTAGAAGAAGCATTGGTTCAAATTCTTTTTTTATCGCTAGATAAATTAATACACCTCCTACAATAAACATAACCACATTTCCAATTGAAAGATTTTTGATTCCCATCATTAGTTGTTCCAAGTTTATTTCCTCCTTATTTTTATTGTTTTGTATAAAAAAAGACCTTTGTTTAAACACAATAAAGGCTTAAACAAAGGTCTCGCTATAAATAATTAGCCGGGCTTTAAGCCGTATTGACGACTAATTAAACAGTTTTCTGCCAGCTACTCCCCTTTATTCTCCAATCTTACCTTAATTATAATATTATATAAGATTTTTTACAATATACATTAATATTATATACCCTATCTTTAATATTATAGTTGTAGTTATAACTTTTTAAGAATTTCTTAGGAGGAATATTATGTGCTTTTATGATTTAAGCATTATTTCTATAGCACTTGGGCTTGATGCTTTTAGTATGGCTTTTTCTGTAGGCCTTAGCAATAAAATCAATCGAAAAAAAGCCCTTATAACAATAGTAATTTTTGGTTTTTTTCAATTTCTATTTGCTACTATGGGTGGTTACTTAGGCGGATACTTCAATATGTACATATTTCATCTATCTTCTAAGCTTGGCGGAGTAATAGTATTATTGGTTGGATTGTTAATGTTTAAGGAAGGCCTGTCAAAGGAAGATAATTTAAAGGACCTAAACTTTTTTATAATAATGATTTTAGGAATATGTGTCAGCATAGATGCTTTAGTTATAGGATTTACTCTGTTTTGCAATATGAGTTTGGAAAATCTTATACTAAAAAGTTCTTCAATTGTAGGCATCATATGTTCTTTTCTTACAGCTACAGGCTTCTTAATAAGTAAAAAAATCAGAAGAAACTCATTTTTAAAAGAATATGCCAATCTTTTAGGTGGGCTTATGTTAATATTTTTTGGCCTTAAAATGATATTGTTTTAATTTATAGTTATCCTTTTCAAAAATGTATATTTTATGTATATCTTGCCACTGTAATCCACTAATAGCTAAAATTACTTGGTTTACTGAAATAAAATCTACATATAATACTATCACAAGCATTAAATAACTAATGAAGGGAGGATAACAATGCCTAATAACAGCACTAGTAATAAAATAGTAGTCCCAGCTGCTCGTCAAGCTCTAAATCAAATGAAAACTGAAATAGCTAGTGAACTTGGTATGAGCAACTATGAATCATTAGATAAAGGTAATCTTTCAGCTAGACAAAATGGTTATGTTGGTGGATATATGACAAAAAGATTAGTAGAAATGGCTCAAAGAAGCATGGGTGGAACTACAACTAGATAGTAATAAAACGTCCATATAATATATAAAAACAAAGGTAAGCATAAGTCCACAGTATCATAGGGACAATTTAAGAAAAGCAAACTGAATACGGAAAACAAGCAGCGGGAGCCAATGATGGCCCCCGCTGCTTATTTTCTGATTACTATTTGTTTTTTCTTACCCCATTATCATCTACCTCATGACCATCAATGGTGGTGTTCTTGGCAAGGGAGCCATCGACACCCAAGTAATACCATTTGTCGTCAATTTGGAGCCACTTACCAGAGATCATATTGCCGTTGGTTTCAAAATAATAGGTCTTTTTTGTAGCATCGCTGCCGATGTCCCACCATCCAGTGAGTATCTTGTTACCTGAGTAATACCTCCAGTTGTCAACTTCCTTAACCCAGCCAGTTTTCAGTGTACCGTTGGTGTTAAATAAATACTTCATGCCGTCAATGGTC includes:
- a CDS encoding manganese efflux pump MntP family protein, translating into MCFYDLSIISIALGLDAFSMAFSVGLSNKINRKKALITIVIFGFFQFLFATMGGYLGGYFNMYIFHLSSKLGGVIVLLVGLLMFKEGLSKEDNLKDLNFFIIMILGICVSIDALVIGFTLFCNMSLENLILKSSSIVGIICSFLTATGFLISKKIRRNSFLKEYANLLGGLMLIFFGLKMILF
- a CDS encoding alpha/beta-type small acid-soluble spore protein produces the protein MPNNSTSNKIVVPAARQALNQMKTEIASELGMSNYESLDKGNLSARQNGYVGGYMTKRLVEMAQRSMGGTTTR